The segment AACCAGAGTGGGTGGATTTATTGATGATTTCCTCGAGGTAACAAGCTACCTGCTTAACTGCCAGTTCTTCAATTTTCAGCTTGACAGAACTTCCTTGTGGCCTAAATTCTTCTAGTCTTTTTAATACCTGAGTAAGACTGTTTTGTCAATTAGTCTATGTACATTTATTTACCGTTTTCTGTTTATATTAATGCTCCAACACCATTGATTATTGCATTCTGATGTAACTGAAGGCTTGGGAAAATCTTTTATCATGGGAAAAACTTGTTATTATCTATAGTTAAGGTGTCCGATTAACTCACACTTTCTGATGGACTTTTTTTCATGGCCGTGGCTGCATAGCCCATGTTCTTCAGCACCTCTGTGTTGATGCTGGTGTTCTCCAGGGCCTCCCTCTGGAACTCGATGGTGGAGAGTGTGCCATCGATCTGAGTGAGCTGCTGCTCATAGCGCTTCTTCCTCTTCAGTGCCTGCAAAGCGGCTGGGCAAAGCATTGGCAGAAAGCAATATGCATTACTTAAATGACTTGCACTTAAATGAGTTATGTCTGTTTAACATCCCTGACTTttataaacacacgcacagtcacatacattacatgatTTATGTAATTTGCAGACCTCAGCAGCTTTTGATTGCAAAACatatgcctactgtatgtatgtagtaCAAAGACGCTCGGCTCAGGCTGGGGTCGTCATATCAGAACATTTGCACATTTAACAGTCTGTGCTACTATTGACACCAAAATGACTTACATAACAAAACTGCTCAGAGATGCACGCTGGCCTGAGCTGGGCATTTTATTTTGTGGACTACAATGGCTGCAGCTATTCTTACTGAACCAGATAGACAGGAAATTGCAGTGGCTTAAAAAACAACAGACCATGCCCACTGGGAGTGAGCGTTAGTATACATACCACATCATGCAACATGCATTCAGCCACAACTATTTACAATCGGTCACACAATCAGATATCAAACAGAAGTTGATTTGGGGCACAAAGTGCAGCGCACAGGCCCGATAACCTACCTGCACTCCTTTCAAAATTCCCCAAGATGCCGCATAATAGCGCACATAGCCACTAGCCTGCAACTACTAGGCCTACGCAAGCCTAAACTTCTTCACGAAAACTAATGCGTGGATTAACGTTAGAGTCGCATCTGTAGCCTATCAATTAGATAAAAACAAACTGCTTGTGATGACATGCAAATGTGTATCCCCAGACAGTAGAAGACTTGTAGGCCTAAGCGAAATGCTGTGTAACAGGTGCACTAGCTACCACAATCATTTAACTTACCCCGCTTATTTCTGGTGCCATTCTTCCTAGCGATAGCAATTTCCTCGTCGATCTTCCTTTCCAGGTACTCTTGTTTTTTAGTAAGCATAGCCTCCGTCTCTCGTAATTTATGAATGGCTTCTTGAGGAGTAGCCTCTCCCTTAGACCGATGTTTTGACTTCGATTTCGAGGAGCTAG is part of the Alosa alosa isolate M-15738 ecotype Scorff River chromosome 16, AALO_Geno_1.1, whole genome shotgun sequence genome and harbors:
- the chmp4c gene encoding LOW QUALITY PROTEIN: charged multivesicular body protein 4c (The sequence of the model RefSeq protein was modified relative to this genomic sequence to represent the inferred CDS: deleted 1 base in 1 codon), coding for MSKISKMFTGSSSKSSSSSSSKSKSKHRSKGEATPQEAIHKLRETEAMLTKKQEYLERKIDEEIAIARKNGTRNKRAALQALKRKKRYEQQLTQIDGTLSTIEFQREALENTSINTEVLKNMGYAATAMKKVHQKVDMDKIDTLMDDIQEQQDLSKEISDAISRPFGEEFDEDELLAELEELEMEENSKRMAKLPSAPTVRLPSVPQSSHRTPSRKRVEDDADMKRLASWAV